CCATATTCTAAAACAATCAATTACCTGTGATACAAGTAAAAGAAAGCGATGGATTGGGCCAGATAAGAGCACTCTGTTGTATTCTTCATGTCCAGTGCACTAATGCTCCAGCCATTTTTGGCATCTCCCTGAGCTTTTTTGTCTAGTTTACAGACACAACCAATCTGTGTGATTACATTAAACTCTGAAGGCACCTTTGTCTCGTATATTCCCTGAACAAAGAAATGAGTTTGAATCAAGCTGAAATGTATCAACTGACATCACTATAAAACCTTGCTATAATATATAACCATGTTTTCCTTTGATTGCCAACAAGAATAGACTGAGAATTGCAGAAGCGAAATCTTAACAGGTTAAATGGCATAGCACGGAGGGGTTATTATTGTGAAGAGTATGTACTGACCTCAATATCTGGATCAGCGATAAGAGACGCAAGCTTTTTCCTCACTGTCCTATTCCTCTTCTCATCAACTGAAACCTGTTGTCAACCGTACATAAGATACATATTGAAACTTAAGCCTCTCGGACACGAAAAATGGTTATGAACCACATTATTGTTTGAGAAAATTATCACTAGTAGTACCTCATATAGGTAATAGCTATGTCTTCCATGTGGAAGAGTCTTGTTGACATACTTCCCTGGTAATTCTTCTTTCAGTTCTTCTTTTATAGGTGATGTAGAATTGATGTAAAAAATTCTTGGAACATTTAGAGGAATCTTAAGCATCATTCCTTCAACAACAACCCAAGCCAAAATTTGGCCAGTCTCAGAACTCGGAACTAGTTGTAATATCTGAATCATATAGTCGAAGTCAAGAAATCATACAGTAAGTTTTTATGGCATTCCAGCAAAATGCAAAAGTTGAAGTAGGACGACCTTACCTGCCAATGGCAGCGAGTTAGGGCTTCCTCATGACTCCTAAAATATGAATTCACACCTATTTTCCCCTGAGCTCCTTTGAGTCTCCCACCACCAAGGAGCTTGTCATGAGCATGATGAGCAGACCTTGCATTATTCAATCTGTCCATTGGATGACAATGCCTAAGAATTAGTTAATCAACTCCACATAACTGATCCAAGGTCACATAAGTGCAATCTACACAAACTAAAAAAGAAAAAGAAAAAAAGCTTGCGGGGGTGTTTTCAATGGGGAGATCTAAGTAGAGTTGAAGATGTTTTAAGTCTTTAAAAGGAATTCATTATTGAAATCATAGTTTCTGGTTAACAATGGATTTTGAGCGTATATTCATATGTTAGCACAAGTTGCAAATCCCTCCTCGTAATTGGGGAACCAAAAACTGTCCAAGCATCCCCATATCGAGAAAAGATATAGGGACCTCCATATTCTCCTGACCTCCATTTCAAGGAATCCAATAATATCCGTTAAAAAGAAAAAACGGTCCACAACAAAACCATCTATGGCAAAAGTTATGCCCCTCCCAGGGAAGTCGCTCAGCCTCACACCAGCACTGGCAACTTGCCCTGAACCCGGCAACTCCACTGCGTCACCACTCCACATGATTGTCAATGTAAGTACACCAATATTTGGTGGACAGCCGTTCAGTGTCAATCTGCACTCAAGAGTACTAGTAATGATAAAGAGAAGAAAGTACCGTTGTTTCTTCCTCTTGTCAAGAGTATCTTTCCATTTTCTTTTCTTCATTGCAAGCCAGCCTTGATAATCGACACTTTTGTCAATCTCTTCCCAAGTGACAGCAATTTGCTCTTGATGATCAATTTCTATTTGATTTGTTTGTTGTTGATGTTGATGTCTTTCACCATTTGCCTTGGCTGATTTTTTCTGGTTATTGACTTCATAACAGTGAACAATCGGTCTTGGTCTGCTTATGGTACTGTTTTTGCTTTTGAAGTCTTCTAAATCATCAACCATATCTTCATCTACCACGTGATTAGGGCCAATAGCATCATTATTTTCCACCAACTGATCCTTGTTGACTGACGTGAACATATCAACCAATTTTCGTTGTCGAAATTTATCTTCCTTCTCACGAACCTTCTTATGTAGCCAATCAGGATGAACCACCCTAGGGACAGGATTTGCAACCTGAAGAAAATAACTGATTTCAAATACAGCTAAAAAAAATTTAATAAAGTTGTGTACAGAAGTGGATAGAGAGAGAGAGAGAGGAGGGAGAGATGACCAATGACGAATACCACGAACTCTACCTTTTGCATTGCAGCGGGAATGGTGACGATTTTCTGAATTGCTGAACCTAGACGTTGTTTGTAATAGGACCAGTCTATAATGGATCTGATGTCAATATCCGAGACCTTGCACCACTTTCGTACGTAAAACTTCATAATTTCTGATGAAGTTAAAATTCAATTGCTTTTTAGAGTAAAAATAAATAAATAAGAAAAAAATTTAAAAAAGAAATAACAGCAGAACTTTACCAGCATCTGTTTCAAATATTGCAACTGGAACAGCACGCTCACTGACAGGTGCTCCCTATTCATTAATATCCGAAAAAAGAAAAGTGAGATTTGCATGATCCCGAGTTGACAGGAAATTCAAAAACCACTAGACTGGTGATACGACTTTCCTTTTTAAGTTACTAGAGGGATCCTATCTAAGACAACACAGCAAGACCATTACAGCATAGAAAACCAAATAAAAAAGAAAAAAGTGGAGCTTCTAATGATGGAAACAGAGTAAGAATAGGTCAGATTCAGTACATGAAAGGAGAAGCACTTCAACTGAGCAGAACCAACTACCAAGCGTACAGATTTATTACAGTCCATTTAAATTAAAGTCCAATAGAAAATTCACAGATAGGGAATTGAAATCTAATTTTGTCCCAGTTGTATTTACGTCCAGGATTGTCCGCTTTGTGACTCAACATTTTTTATTTGTTTCCACAATTAAAGAGCCAAAGCCAAAATTGCACCTGGCTAAAAGGCATTAGCTTTCTTCTAGCCCCAACACCATAATGTATTAGCCAAACCCATACAGTAAATATGAAATGTTTTACGTACTCCAAATTTTAATAAGTATGAGTGGTCCAAAACTATTGAGATCAACATTCTTGCCCAGATATTGGAACATAACACGCCAATAGGAGTTAATGAAGCATAATGCAATTACTTTGTCATTAAAATTCCGCCAACTAGACGAAACTTTGAGCTTTAGATCAGTCTCCGATACCATATTTTTCTATGGTTTTAGAAAACAGGGAAACTTCAACTAATTGTAGTGGACAAAATTATAACGGAAAGACCATACCTTTCATAGTCCAGAGTTCTATTGGAAGGATGAGAAGTTAACCCAAGATCATAAACATGAACACTGTACAATATCCTACCACTTATATCCCATAAAAGATTAACTTCTCAGAAATGACCATAGAAACTATAACGATGTTAGGGATGAAATATGATTATGTGATTCAGTTGTTCTCTCTAATTCCCTGTTCTTTTTTTTTTTTTCAGTTGTTTTCAACTTAAATCACTTCTTTAAACAAAACAGTAATGCATTACCACTTACTTTAAGTTTCATGGCGATGATTAATCCAAAACATATGTACCTGTGGTTCACATGCAACTATATACTGACAACGCAGTCCTTTATCTTTGACCATTGTATCACCAAGAAAATCAGCAAGACGCCGTGCAGTGGTTACCGCACACGATTTTTGGCTTCCATATTCCACCAAAGACTTGCTCATGGTGCTTGATTCTGATATGTAATCAAGCAACTCACTGTCTGCAATATCCTTTCCTTGATTCTGAAAGATGGAAATGGAACTTTAGAAGAACTTTCAATGTCAAGTAACATCCTTTATTTATACAAATGTAAGAGAAGAGTTCCTCAAGGAACATACTGGGCATTGCTGTACAGAAATCAATTTTGATAATATAAGCCAGGAAATTGACATACATCAAGAAGATCAAGCCAGCGGTTGGCAACAGAAGCAACGGCTGAATAACATTCCTCTAATGTAGAACCGTGAAGGAACTTATCGAAAAGCTCAGCCTACAGAAATGGGAATCAAACACATTATGAGACAAATATTTGCTTGACTTTACATTTAAAATGAATAAATACACAAAAATAAATAATACTGATAAGCATAAGCACATGAAGCATCAACTTTCATTGTTATTATTTAAGTTTCCACTCCAAAAGTGCAACAACCACCAAGGAGTCAGTCGGATAATAACTAGATAACACGTGAAGGTCTACCGTATGGCTCAGTTAAAGACTTCGCTAATCTCTCATAACAATGTAATTTTCTTTGTTTTTGTTTTTGTTTTTATTTTTTATTTTTCTTGTTGTCCTGCTGTTACAAGTTAAAAAGATACCTGGAAAACTTTGATGAGCTTCAGCTCACCTCTACGTTTGATCTCAAAACCTTTAAGTTCAGCAAGTGTCCCATCGTCATTAAAGACAGCATAGCGCTTCTTGATTAGAATTCCTTCTTCCTTAGAAGCAGGAATAATCATTGCCTGCATGAAACACTAGGTTAGTATAAATTTACATCAAAAAAGTTGGAATTAAAATAAAAAAGAAACTCGTATGCCTTACCTTGTATGGTCCATCCACTTCAAATTCAATTGAACATTCACTATGAGTTGCATAAGTTTTCTCAATCGGATCTGTAAGAGTCTGATAAATATGGTGGTAAGAACTTGGAGTCGTAATTGCAAAATCATAAACAAGCTAAATCAAATTGTAATTTACAAAGAAGTCTAACACTGTAGTTCACAAGGCATAGGAAATGACAATATTAGAAAGAAAAAAAATTCAAACTCACCTGGTACTGATCGTTTGTATTGTTTCTCGCCACATCAACATTAAGCATGACACATGGATATGAGATAGTTAGCTTCTTCTTCAAGTCTCTGTTTAAGCATAACAGATGAATATGAAATAGTGAGATAACTAATCCACATATTTTACAAACTAGTTTGGACACTAGCATCCCCAACGTAATTAATCGAATTAATCGCGCAGCATTGCTATCCATGTAAAATTTTCAGACAAAAGAAATCTTAACATCAATAACGCCATGGTAGCTGCCATTGTTGTATACTGTATAAAAATAATATACCAAAGTGAAATATTAAAAGAAAAACCATACTTTGTTTTGAGCGTAAAGTTCTCTGGAAATGATCCAGGAAGCACACACCAGATACCATCTGTATCTAACTCAAGAGGTTTTCCAATTTTTTCAACAAGTAACCGAGCATTCTGAATAATTTTAGCTCCAGTATATGTAACTACTCCAGCCATTTCCATTGAATACCACCTTGCACCCCTGGATTACCATGTAAAAGCACACTAAATTGTAACAGAGCATTTAAGCCATATTGACAACAGAATCAATAATAGTGTGATTTTAATTCAACTCACTTGCGCATGACGTATCCATAAAAGGAGTTAAGTATACACTTATGTGCAAGTTGTAAGGAATCATAAAGCACCACCATATTCTGGCAAAACGAATAAGCATACTCATCAACAGCAGTAGAGTGGGTTAGTGAGCACATTAATATAAGTAAATGTCAAGATGTTGCAAGAGAGTTCATAAACGGGTTTCATACTTGTGCTTCCTGGATCTTTATAGAATTTTTACTAGCCTTTGCTTCAGACAACTTGCCCTTCCAAACCTTATTAAGCCCTTTATACTCATACCTTCTATCTCGAAAGCTTGAAGTAGATAAAAAAAAAAAAAAAACATATGGATCAGAGAAAAAAGAATAAAAGGCATAAGCTGGTACTCAACAGAAGACATTCACAATAGAATATTCATATTCGCCCATTACAAGAATGTGAGCCATTTCCTCTTGGTTGTTACTTTGCATATACCTTAAACTTCTTATAACAAAAACCAACTTCCTCTTTAATACCCAGGGTAAGAAAAATTTCAATAACCAAACTTTTAACGCTCACCTGCGGACTGTGTCAACATAGAATGAATTTTCCCGCATGCAAATCCCTGCTTCCCGGAGTTCAGTGACTGGCTTGTCCACTACTCGTTTATACGCCTATCAAAGAGACTGAGAATTAGTTTGGGTAGTACATAAGAAAACATTTTAAACAATGTCTTTAAAAAATCTACCTTCTGACAGTATTTCTTTAGACGCTCTTTGAGCCTTGTTTGTTGTTCCATTTTAGGCAATTCAAGAAAAGACCGTGACTGTTTGGAAGTGGCACCGTCGACAGACTCAGACTCAATTTGCTTCTTCAGATGATAATAGTCGCTGAAGTTGTTGAACGACATATTCGTACATAAACAATGATTAGGCCGCTGAAACCTGGAGAAAGTACACAATGATGGGGAAAGAAGAAAAGCAGAATTAGCTGGTTACAAAATACCTTCTTTTTGCCATGAATATTTCTCCACGCCAAACCCATTCCAGCTTTCGTAGACATGTTTTTCCTGGACGGTTGAAATCACAAGCAGTACAGACCTCATCTGTAACTATTGATGGGGGCTGGAAATAAACAAACAGTTAGCACAACATATATTATGGAAAATCTTCAAACAACTAGAATAGAGAAAACAACAATCTAAGAATGCAAATGAGTATATTCATGCTGACAGTATCAGAATGATCATCAGTTCATGACAGCTGGACTATAGGAAAACTATTGACATGCTTCTAAAATAAACAGATCACCAGAAGCAATATTTTCCAACTAGGACAACTCTTTTTAACTAAAGCTTTGCTACAACATACAAGGCATATTTTGATTTAAGCTCAGAGAAATGAAAAACATGAATTATATGCAGCTGTCATCTGCACAGATGAGAGTACTTATTAGCCAGCACACCTGAAGCCTGTTTGTTAGAATAATGTTGGGATACATAGCAGCTACATCCAGGTGATAAATAAGTGGGCATTCTTCTCGTATTGGTTCATCTCGCAACCTCACAAGCTGCAGTTGAAGAACAGGAGCTGTTACTGAGAAACAGTACATATTGAAGAACAATGCAACAAACTTACAACTCCGATGAAAAAAAATAAGAAAGTTTTTGACACAACACAATCAGAAGGGTTTCAACTTCAGGAAAACCAACTTTATGACGCAAGATATATCAGATAAATGAAAGTAAAAAAGAATATACTTGGAAATGTATCCGACTACCAGCTTATATAATAAATAAAACATAGTCGTGAATGGAAAAATGATCAGCACCTTTTCCAGAATAGAACTCTTCACTTCATCATAATTGGACACAGATTCCAAGTCCATCTTTCCCTCTACTCTGATAGCATATTGAAGATCTCGATCAAGGTTATAGATCAATTGCTGGAAATAAAAATTTCAGAAGTTCAAATTATATATCGTTATTTGGCAACTCCAGTGGAGTAGCATAATAGCTCCAGAAGGGACAATAATATGACTGTCAGAGATATAACAGAGCAATTAATCAAATTTACGAATATTACCCTAAAGAAATATCTATAGAAGCAAATAATCTCAAACTTCAATACCTGATATATTTTGTGAGCAATTAGTTAGGATTCAATCAATTATACACCGAATAGTTCTCAAATTAAGGCTTTTATTAGAAAGGGACAAGTACTTTGTCAATTAACTAGATTGCACCATGCCTCCGCTGACAAACTATGATAATGTTTTCCCGGTAAAAAAGATCCAACTACTAAGAAATGGATTCAATCTTTGTCCTCTGTAAAGCATTCGGTATGATATCATTTAAGACCAGCTTTCGCCTACTGGGTATTTGGGTTTTTCCTGATGGTGTATAATCTTTCAGACAATTGATTAAAAAGTCTCTGCATGTCAATATGGCTATGGATGTCATAGAGTATACACATCAAACCTATTGACTTCTGCTTGTGTCCTTCATATGTGTGTGTGTGTGTGCATCTCTTTAAATATGGTTACTCTTTGTAAAGAACTGATGTCAGAAAATCCATAGTCCACAATAACTGAAAGGTTCAGAAAGATGGTAAACCAATAGTGAAAAAAAGTACACAGTATAAAGAAGGATTACTATGAAGAATGATTTTTAGACATACCTCATAAGCAGCTGCATCAAGCCTAAAACTGGTTGGAAGATCAGATCTGAAAACACCACTTTCAAGGCATTCGACATGGCCACCTATGTAAGTCTCACTTTCCAAAAGGTGATTTTTATAGAACTTTTCCGGGTCAGATTGGTGTTTGTTAGGACATATGACATTTGCCTTGTATGCCTGCATAAAATGCACATTCAGTTGTGGAATAAATGAAGGATTTATTTTGGGTATCATGGAAATTGCTTGAAAAGAAGCATCAGCAGATGAGTGCAAAACACCTACCTGAACCATTAAAAGCATTTCACAAAGGGTTCCACTACCTTTGCGCAAAACCTCATCCGGAGACATTGGAATAATAGTTGCAAGAGAGAATATAAATGGATGAACATAAGTCATGTACAAATAATAGGTTGCAACAGCATCAGAAACCGAATAGGATGCCATCCTCTGTAATATGACCAATTAGAAAAATTATCAGAATGTTAATGCAAAATAACAGTACAAAAGTAAACAGATCCTCTGTTTAGAATATATGCAGGCTTGTACTAATATATATTGGATGGGAAAGATGCGTACGAATCAAAAAGTAAAATGTGTTTAATCACAAAGGAACAACTCAAGCTGGTTCTCTGTATTGCACCACAGTACCATTACATTTGTAGTCAAAGCTTCATGGAACTTCATAATATAACACCCAGAAAGACATGTAAATTTATTTCGACAAGAAGGTGGAGCTGTTGATGTTGATAGATAAGTATTCCTACGTATTCCTAAGGTTTAGTATAGAAGTTAAAAATTTTGGCATCAATTTAATTAAATTGTTTTTTAACAATTTTTGGAATGGAAGCGGAATTCCCTTTTGGATTCTCCCAGAAAATAACATTCATTTTTTGAACCCATTTTTAAAGAACTCAAAAGAAAAATTAGAAAATTGAAAAATAAATTCTTTCTAATTCTAAGAATTTTTAAAGAAAAAAAAAAGGGTCATTAAAAGGATTCTATTTATAAAAGAAATAAAAAAAGAACTCTCAAAAATAAATCCAATTCTATTATTATTATTTGGATTGAGAAATTTGTAATTCAATCTATCAATGTAAGTGGACATAGTTGGGTTTACAAATCAACTATATTATGCATAAAATAGATTAAGCATGGTTCACATGATAATCTCAATCAATGTCGTTTCTCTTATATGCCAACTGAAGAGACAAAATCTAAAAAAGACAAAGGAGAAGGATGTTGAAATGAAATTAATGTACTTTCACCTCATGTATGAATCACAGATAATCTTCCATCCCCTTAGAAAACAAATGCACGCAAGTTGTAGTCAAAATATTTTATGGTAGTTCATGTGGTTTTCAGTGCATATATCAAATTTTGATTACCGATCATCAACATTTTCAATTTCACATACACCAAGTAGATGAAATTCATACAAACAGAGTTATAATTTCATCATTCACACCTGAGGTTCTTCTTTTGCAAAGCGAACCATATCCTCAGGATTCACCTCTATTGGATCATATCCCAACTTTGCTTTCGTAACAGCCTGAAATAAGATTATAAAAATTTGGATGATTCAATTTTACAAGGGAAAAAAGTGAGACAACTACTTTCTGACTGGTAAAACATGTATTAGCATATTTATTATGTTAATGTGCTACATTATTCCAGAGTTCACAATCCTACAATATCCTGCTTATGTGGATATAAATATAATTTTGAGGTGAAGGGTGACAAATTATAAAACCCTGAACCTATTTGTTACTAACACCTCTCACATATTTCTCTCTTCATTCCAGGTGTTGTTGGAGTTTAATTCAACTACAAGCATAACTAAAATGTGAAGTTATGAACCCACACACCCTATACACCATAATTTTTATATATTGGTGTTTGAAGCATTCAAATAAATGTTATTCCGTGTACTGATTTATGCTTTATGGTTCTTTTTCAGAGTGTGGATTCCTTATCCACCCTTTGTACATGTTACCTTGTTAGAACAAAAATTGTTTGCCTGAAGTTCATTGTCCTTCATCGTGGAGTTGTCATTATACTAGGAGGGAAAAGATTTGAGCAGTCCATAATGGCAAAAGATAAATTTGTTAACAAACCCCATTAAAGGATTTAAGGGACTTCGGCCAAAGCAGTCACCAAAGATCTTGATTAATTACTATACAACATGAACTAATTGCTCCACCTATTGTGAAGCAGTAATAAAGAAGCATTATAATTAAACAGGTTGGCCATGAGAAGCTGTAGGCGGGAAAATGAATTTATGAAAGAGCAATAACACAAAACACCACTTAAACTAGATGAAGGGAAAATAAACTCAAACTGGAAAATCTTACCTTAAGGCCCTGGCTCCCTTGGGGTAGATAACTATCACGTTTGACCCAAGCAAAGCAATCAAGATGACAAGCAAATTTAGATCTACATTCCCCCTGATTCTTGTCACATAAAAATCCAACTTCCTGCATTAAGAGAGAAGGATGTAAGAGAAGCAGTACTTAATGGAAAACAGAATAGAAGAATACCTCTGAGACCATGCAGATACAAAATATATTATTACGTGCTGCAATTTAGACAGATAAAAGCAATGTCCCACAAGCACATTGTGTTGCACAAAACATTAAACGGGTACGAACTAAGAAACACAAATTTGTTTGATATTCTGTAGAAATAAAACCTAACATAATGTGAATTGAGTGATGACTCAATTATATATAATGTAATTATGATGTGATGTGAAACTGAGGATGCCGGAAGATAAATTACATTATTAAAGAGATGTTTTAATACACTGCACATGATCATGGTTAAAAGCAATGAACAGAAAGATTAATAAAGAGTTTAGACACATACATTGGTAAGACAGACTTGTTCATAATTTTTTTGATTGGTTAACATAGCCAACCTTAGATCAAAGGCAATAATGTAATTTACTGTAATAATCAGATTCCCTTTTGTGTTATTAATGAACAGATGACATAATACATATATACGTGGAATTACATTATAAGCAGCTTACAGACACCCTCAAGATGATAGCATTGAAGTTCTAGTCTTCCAGGTAGTTATAGTAAAGTTACAAGCTAAATTCTAGGCTGAAGTTAGAAACATACTTCATTCATTTTGAACCCATGATGTGCAGCTCTGGTTTCCAGGAAAGGCCAATCGAAAAAATCACCATTGTATGTGACATAAATTCCAGGTTTCACCTCTCGCATATGGGCAAACCAGTGTCTTAACAG
The window above is part of the Fragaria vesca subsp. vesca linkage group LG2, FraVesHawaii_1.0, whole genome shotgun sequence genome. Proteins encoded here:
- the LOC101291492 gene encoding DNA polymerase epsilon catalytic subunit A-like, whose product is MSGYESRKRDRRDAWSSKKQQKLAPTADEDLESKLGFDLFSEGETRLGWLLTFASSSVEDQDTRKVYSCVDLYFVTQDGSAFKSKYKFRPYFYAATKEKMEMDVEAYLKRRYESRIADIEIVGKEDLDLKNHLSGLRKSYLKLSFDTVQQLMNVKSDLLQVVERNRTKFDAAEAYESILLGNREQRPQDFLDCIIDLREYDVPYHVRFAIDNDVRCGQWYNVTVSSTGVMLERRTDLLQHAEVHVCAFDIETTKLPLKFPDAEYDLVMMISYMVDGHGYLIINRECVGADIEYLEYTPKEEFVGHFKVTNVENERELLRHWFAHMREVKPGIYVTYNGDFFDWPFLETRAAHHGFKMNEEVGFLCDKNQGECRSKFACHLDCFAWVKRDSYLPQGSQGLKAVTKAKLGYDPIEVNPEDMVRFAKEEPQVMASYSVSDAVATYYLYMTYVHPFIFSLATIIPMSPDEVLRKGSGTLCEMLLMVQAYKANVICPNKHQSDPEKFYKNHLLESETYIGGHVECLESGVFRSDLPTSFRLDAAAYEQLIYNLDRDLQYAIRVEGKMDLESVSNYDEVKSSILEKLVRLRDEPIREECPLIYHLDVAAMYPNIILTNRLQPPSIVTDEVCTACDFNRPGKTCLRKLEWVWRGEIFMAKRSDYYHLKKQIESESVDGATSKQSRSFLELPKMEQQTRLKERLKKYCQKAYKRVVDKPVTELREAGICMRENSFYVDTVRSFRDRRYEYKGLNKVWKGKLSEAKASKNSIKIQEAQNMVVLYDSLQLAHKCILNSFYGYVMRKGARWYSMEMAGVVTYTGAKIIQNARLLVEKIGKPLELDTDGIWCVLPGSFPENFTLKTKDLKKKLTISYPCVMLNVDVARNNTNDQYQTLTDPIEKTYATHSECSIEFEVDGPYKAMIIPASKEEGILIKKRYAVFNDDGTLAELKGFEIKRRGELKLIKVFQAELFDKFLHGSTLEECYSAVASVANRWLDLLDNQGKDIADSELLDYISESSTMSKSLVEYGSQKSCAVTTARRLADFLGDTMVKDKGLRCQYIVACEPQGAPVSERAVPVAIFETDAEIMKFYVRKWCKVSDIDIRSIIDWSYYKQRLGSAIQKIVTIPAAMQKVANPVPRVVHPDWLHKKVREKEDKFRQRKLVDMFTSVNKDQLVENNDAIGPNHVVDEDMVDDLEDFKSKNSTISRPRPIVHCYEVNNQKKSAKANGERHQHQQQTNQIEIDHQEQIAVTWEEIDKSVDYQGWLAMKKRKWKDTLDKRKKQRLNNARSAHHAHDKLLGGGRLKGAQGKIGVNSYFRSHEEALTRCHWQILQLVPSSETGQILAWVVVEGMMLKIPLNVPRIFYINSTSPIKEELKEELPGKYVNKTLPHGRHSYYLYEVSVDEKRNRTVRKKLASLIADPDIEGIYETKVPSEFNVITQIGCVCKLDKKAQGDAKNGWSISALDMKNTTECSYLAQSIAFFYLYHSIAEGSEGRAIFVAYFPASRTITVVVVNPYQNKDLSPSFLEKQFREACQALSLQLPPRNGIFIKVDYVGFVKDAEKILQQAINEHRHEHQGPAIAVIECPNAQLMKSGIRALDDFPCVSIPCNARDSQYQVLGWQQVAAKIGMQRCAASSPWLIDRISLSRYSHVPLGNFEVDSLMHTADIFFSRALRDSQQVLWISDDGIPDLGGINEESRFFADEVHQPFVITRPGAYRKVTVELKIHHLAVDALLKSNQVNEMEGGALLGFETDMNTGSQTFNMHAAFDEATSSAHAFRVLKQMILRCLADANTSGNVYADALLQHLYRWLCSPQSKLHDPALQRLLDKVMKKVLLILLAEFRKLGANIIFANFYKVIIDTGKFDISAAKAYCDSVLKTIQKRELFEWIELEPLHFWHSLLFMDQYNYGGIPVRANDNVYGESQVDIVSSWNIAEYLPKKIQDHFIFIVSQFLYIPWNYAQKQSAVTATLQDGSSCTPSITVAAAETLESNMTDFLKGQISSYFTEKLLGIVRDTILHMKELNKSENDYRTSPGLQQFVGNIHKGDVALEFIKNVCGVLLIDQNVEHDVMVMRSNLLKYMHVRESAPEAQFCDPCPSLFLRNVICSYCNDCRDLDICRDSALLGGEWRCAVPQCGQPYDRELMENTLLQIVQQRERLYHLQDLVCLRCNQVKAAHLAEQCGCAGSFSCKEDAAEFCEKMQLILKISIYQKFQLLQECTEWILEVVKD